From the Salvelinus alpinus chromosome 32, SLU_Salpinus.1, whole genome shotgun sequence genome, one window contains:
- the bmpr1aa gene encoding bone morphogenetic protein receptor, type IAa isoform X1 produces MTVLPFYIAAVGVCILLVIRAEGIQTGQNPDHMLHGTGHKHESRKPGDDTTVAPEDAARFLSCYCSGYCPEDHKNNTCETNGQCFAIIEEDENGEAILTSGCMKYEGSHFQCKDSPRAQTRRTIECCGTDFCNRDLQPTLPPPMDTGSYFGSAHWLAFLISMTVCCCTLICITVVCYYRYKWQTERQQYHRDLEQDEAFIPVGESLKDLINQCQSSGSGSGLPLLVQRTIAKQIQMVRQIGKGRYGEVWLGRWRGEKVAVKVFFTREEASWFRETEIYQTVLMRHENILGFIAADIKGTGAFTQLFLITDYHENGSLYDYLRFTTLDTQSLLRLAYSAACGLCHLHTEIYGTQGKPAIAHRDLKSKNILMKKNGTCCIADLGLAVKFNSDTNEVDVPLSTRVGTRRYMAPEVLAETLNKNHFQAYIMADIYSYGLVIWEIARRCITGGIVEDHQLPYYEMVPSDPSFEDMLEVVCVKGLRPTVSNRWNGDECLRTMLKLMSECWAHNPASRLTILRVKKTLAKMVESQDIKM; encoded by the exons CTGGTCAGAATCCAGACCACATGCTCCACGGCACGGGGCACAAGCATGAGTCCAGGAAGCCCGGGGACGACACCACGGTGGCCCCAGAGGACGCCGCCCGCTTTCTGAGCTGCTACTGCTCGGGTTACTGTCCAGAGGACCACAAAAATAACACCTGCGA GACGAATGGCCAATGTTTTGCCATCATAGAGGAGGATGAGAACGGAGAAGCTATTCTGACCTCTGGCTGCATGAAGTATGAAGGCTCACATTTTCAATGCAAG GATTCGCCCAGGGCTCAGACAAGGCGAACGATCGAATGCTGCGGGACGGACTTCTGTAATCGGGACCTGCAGCCCACGTTACCTCCCCCAATGGACACTG GTTCCTACTTTGGCAGTGCCCACTGGCTGGCGTTCCTTATATCAATGACCGTATGCTGCTGCACTCTCATCTGCATCACAGTAGTCTGTTACTACAG GTACAAGTGGCAGACGGAGCGGCAGCAGTACCACCGTGACCTGGAGCAGGACGAGGCCTTCATCCCTGTGGGAGAGTCTCTCAAAGACCTCATCAACCAGTGTCAGTCTTCTGGCAGTGGCTCTGGGCTCCCCCTGCTG GTGCAGCGCACCATTGCCAAGCAGATCCAGATGGTGCGTCAGATCGGCAAGGGGCGCTACGGTGAGGTGTGGCTGGGCCGCTGGCGGGGAGAGAAGGTGGCCGTCAAGGTGTTCTTCACCCGGGAGGAGGCCAGCTGGTTCAGAGAGACCGAGATCTACCAGACAGTCCTCATGAGGCACGAGAACATACTGG GTTTCATAGCGGCAGACATCAAGGGTACCGGGGCCTTCACCCAGCTCTTCCTCATCACAGACTACCATGAGAACGGCTCCCTGTACGACTACCTGAGGTTCACCACGCTGGACACCCAGAGCCTGCTGCGACTGGCCTACTCCGCCGCCTGCGGCCTGTGCCACCTCCACACGGAGATCTACGGCACCCAGGGCAAGCCGGCCATCGCCCACCGAGACCTGAAGAGCAAGAACATCCTGATGAAGAAGAACGGCACCTGCTGCATCGCCGACCTGGGCCTGGCCGTCAAGTTCAACAG TGATACCAACGAGGTAGACGTCCCACTGAGTACACGGGTGGGGACCCGGAGGTACATGGCCCCAGAGGTGCTGGCCGAGACTCTGAACAAGAACCACTTCCAGGCCTACATCATGGCTGATATATATAGCTACGGCCTCGTCATCTGGGAGATTGCCCGCCGCTGTATAACAGGAG gtaTAGTGGAGGATCACCAGCTGCCATACTATGAGATGGTACCGTCAGACCCGTCCTTTGAGGACATGCTGGAGGTGGTGTGTGTCAAAGGGCTGCGGCCCACCGTGTCCAACAGGTGGAACGGTGATGAG TGTCTGAGAACCATGCTGAAGCTGATGTCTGAGTGCTGGGCCCACAACCCCGCCTCACGCCTTACCATCTTACGAGTCAAGAAAACCCTGGCCAAAATGGTGGAATCACAGGACatcaaaatgtga
- the bmpr1aa gene encoding bone morphogenetic protein receptor, type IAa isoform X2 has product MTVLPFYIAAVGVCILLVIRAEAGQNPDHMLHGTGHKHESRKPGDDTTVAPEDAARFLSCYCSGYCPEDHKNNTCETNGQCFAIIEEDENGEAILTSGCMKYEGSHFQCKDSPRAQTRRTIECCGTDFCNRDLQPTLPPPMDTGSYFGSAHWLAFLISMTVCCCTLICITVVCYYRYKWQTERQQYHRDLEQDEAFIPVGESLKDLINQCQSSGSGSGLPLLVQRTIAKQIQMVRQIGKGRYGEVWLGRWRGEKVAVKVFFTREEASWFRETEIYQTVLMRHENILGFIAADIKGTGAFTQLFLITDYHENGSLYDYLRFTTLDTQSLLRLAYSAACGLCHLHTEIYGTQGKPAIAHRDLKSKNILMKKNGTCCIADLGLAVKFNSDTNEVDVPLSTRVGTRRYMAPEVLAETLNKNHFQAYIMADIYSYGLVIWEIARRCITGGIVEDHQLPYYEMVPSDPSFEDMLEVVCVKGLRPTVSNRWNGDECLRTMLKLMSECWAHNPASRLTILRVKKTLAKMVESQDIKM; this is encoded by the exons CTGGTCAGAATCCAGACCACATGCTCCACGGCACGGGGCACAAGCATGAGTCCAGGAAGCCCGGGGACGACACCACGGTGGCCCCAGAGGACGCCGCCCGCTTTCTGAGCTGCTACTGCTCGGGTTACTGTCCAGAGGACCACAAAAATAACACCTGCGA GACGAATGGCCAATGTTTTGCCATCATAGAGGAGGATGAGAACGGAGAAGCTATTCTGACCTCTGGCTGCATGAAGTATGAAGGCTCACATTTTCAATGCAAG GATTCGCCCAGGGCTCAGACAAGGCGAACGATCGAATGCTGCGGGACGGACTTCTGTAATCGGGACCTGCAGCCCACGTTACCTCCCCCAATGGACACTG GTTCCTACTTTGGCAGTGCCCACTGGCTGGCGTTCCTTATATCAATGACCGTATGCTGCTGCACTCTCATCTGCATCACAGTAGTCTGTTACTACAG GTACAAGTGGCAGACGGAGCGGCAGCAGTACCACCGTGACCTGGAGCAGGACGAGGCCTTCATCCCTGTGGGAGAGTCTCTCAAAGACCTCATCAACCAGTGTCAGTCTTCTGGCAGTGGCTCTGGGCTCCCCCTGCTG GTGCAGCGCACCATTGCCAAGCAGATCCAGATGGTGCGTCAGATCGGCAAGGGGCGCTACGGTGAGGTGTGGCTGGGCCGCTGGCGGGGAGAGAAGGTGGCCGTCAAGGTGTTCTTCACCCGGGAGGAGGCCAGCTGGTTCAGAGAGACCGAGATCTACCAGACAGTCCTCATGAGGCACGAGAACATACTGG GTTTCATAGCGGCAGACATCAAGGGTACCGGGGCCTTCACCCAGCTCTTCCTCATCACAGACTACCATGAGAACGGCTCCCTGTACGACTACCTGAGGTTCACCACGCTGGACACCCAGAGCCTGCTGCGACTGGCCTACTCCGCCGCCTGCGGCCTGTGCCACCTCCACACGGAGATCTACGGCACCCAGGGCAAGCCGGCCATCGCCCACCGAGACCTGAAGAGCAAGAACATCCTGATGAAGAAGAACGGCACCTGCTGCATCGCCGACCTGGGCCTGGCCGTCAAGTTCAACAG TGATACCAACGAGGTAGACGTCCCACTGAGTACACGGGTGGGGACCCGGAGGTACATGGCCCCAGAGGTGCTGGCCGAGACTCTGAACAAGAACCACTTCCAGGCCTACATCATGGCTGATATATATAGCTACGGCCTCGTCATCTGGGAGATTGCCCGCCGCTGTATAACAGGAG gtaTAGTGGAGGATCACCAGCTGCCATACTATGAGATGGTACCGTCAGACCCGTCCTTTGAGGACATGCTGGAGGTGGTGTGTGTCAAAGGGCTGCGGCCCACCGTGTCCAACAGGTGGAACGGTGATGAG TGTCTGAGAACCATGCTGAAGCTGATGTCTGAGTGCTGGGCCCACAACCCCGCCTCACGCCTTACCATCTTACGAGTCAAGAAAACCCTGGCCAAAATGGTGGAATCACAGGACatcaaaatgtga